Within the Saccharomyces mikatae IFO 1815 strain IFO1815 genome assembly, chromosome: 11 genome, the region attattacaacttacaAAACTACTATTTATCAACACAACCACTAATTATCACCGACtagtaatttttctttggtattTTTGATTTACTTAGTCTTTATAGTTTAAGAAACTGGATTTAATTCAAAAGCTGTATTTCCAACAATTATATGGTTGTTTGGCCGAGCGGTCTAAGGCGCCTGATTCAAGATAAAACATCTTGACCGCAGTTAACTGTGGGAATACTCAGGTATCGTAAGATGCAAGAGTTCGAATCTCTTAGCAAccaattattttttttgcggGACTTATAGTCCAGAATGCTTAAAGAGGTAACAAATTACTAAAGTCCATTAcaattatatataaaatgtCAACATTGAACTATCAGCTCTCTTGCGCTGACATCTCCttgaaatttcaaacaTGATTCCATGTCATTTCataatattctttaaaaaaacaCTACATTCTTTTGTCAACAATACTTAAGgtgatttcaaatttctcttcataATAATTTACttattcatcaaattcatcGCTCTCAACATACGTAGGTGTTTGATATTTGTTTGAACTTGCTTCATTCCCGTCTAAATCTAGCATAAGTTGGTCACTAGAGCTTCCAGTCGATTCATGACCTGTCCTGAagttaatttttttcacttgtACGTTCCTTGAGTTAGAATTATCGTCCGAATCATCTGAGGAGGAGCTCTCTGACAAGGATTCGAGCGAacctgaagaagatgaggagGATGAAGAATGTGACTTTGCaattttaacttttttgaaCTGCGGTGGCATTGCTCggccattttctttttctcctgGTGTTGATCCCTTCATAGTCACCTTATGTGAGTTTTGCGTCTGTCGTGCGCTATTAGAGATTGCctccatttcttctttaggATTAGCAACAGTATCTCTCTTCAACTTAACTACTTTTATGGTCGAATTTGTGTTTAGCGATTTCCCAGTGTTTGcaaaaatatctttcaaagatttattttccatattctttttccttctaaattctataatttttGATTCAACACCATCAATTTTTCGCTTCACCGTTATTCTTCCGACCTTTGCAATTTGACCAAGGGAATCAACACCATGAAGACCATTAGGATGCTTGGTATCCAGACGAACAATACCTGAATTTTTAGACGTGACATTAAGTTTTGTCCTTGGAGCACAATTTTTAAAGCGTGATTCCGTGATAGTGTTATTTCTTAGAGTCTCAGTTTCCTTATAAGGTTTAAACTTATTTAGTTTCCGGATAGTGTCTTTTATCTTTACCCCTTTCTTATTTAACTTAGATGAGGCATCGCTCAATGATTTAACAGGGAACTCATTCTCGACAAGGCGGAATAAGTCCTCCTTACCTTTATTTCGATATAAACTGTTGTTAGAATAAAAGGAGGGATAAATAGCACTTTTGGTAGTCTGGGTACTTTGTACTGCATCTTCGATATCACTATTGAAGGAAACGCCATCGAAATCAGAATTAATATCCCGAAAACCCACCAAAGCCTTCTTGGAACTGTTCACAAAAGAATCTACGTGATCGTTATCCGTATTATTAaagtcttcttcatctgaaAATGTTTCTATTCTTCTATAATTTTCACTTCTATTTTTGTCATCCAATCGAAGATCCtcactttttttgttttgaactTTAGTCTCTAAAGAGCTCTTCCTAGCGCTGTAGACCGCGCTAGAAGTGTTGTGATCTTGCGTATGCATATCAGAATTCGTAATAGAAGTAGTGCTCAATTGGAAATCGGTATCAATTGAATCATACGAAATCTGCGAGGAATTTTCACTTGGGAGCTCAAAAGCAGGCTTTTCTGAAGAATTGCGTACGTTATCTGGGTTTATCACTTCATGTAACTTGGAGCcatcttttttctgttcCTCAACAGATATTGAGggcatattttctttatcactatcaccTTCGTATATATCAGGCTCTCTCTTTGCATGGTTACGATCTTGTGGATACTTGTTTATATCAGAAGCAATTAATATCGGGGGAGGTCGTATGGAACCATTTCCCTTATTCAGTGCATCATGCTTGCTTGCAAGCGGTAAAATTTCATTCATTAGAGGCGTTGAGACCCTTGACTTATTGgtaaactttttcttgaacgaGTTTTTGGTTACTAAGTGGATAGCAtccttttttgttttagaAGATACGCCTTCATTAACCATAGATTCTACGGATAACCTGTTATTCGGCCGTTTTCGTTGTCTTGCTAACtgtaataatgaaatatgCTTATTTTTACTCCAATCTAAttcatctttcaaaattactAAAACGACACCATCACTTTCAAATACATCTTTTATTATAAATTGAGAGTCCAAATCACAACCGTGTCTATCTCGTAAAGACATGATTTCGATAGGCTCGTTGAAATATGGATAAAGTTTATCAAATTTGAGTAAAATTTCATTTGATAGATCTAAAAGTGTATTGTTACCGTTTGTGAAATGTAGAAACTTTTTACAATTCGGGAGGTGattgagaaaagaattgttATTGCTTGCTTGAATAGCTTTTTGTGAAGATGAGTTCGCAGCGAAAGAGTTTCTATCGTTATTGTCACTGCTATTCATGAttatattttcattatactGAAGCATAGGAAATGCTGATTGTGAGATATCACTTATATTCATATTGGCGTCGAGAAATGTAATGGCATCTTGGGCAGTTGGCGGCACGAGTACAATTTGCAACCTCCACATTTTTAGTATTTACCTCTCTGAACCAGCCACCAAAGGAAAGCAAAAAAGGTTAGCAAAAGGGCGTGGCAAAATGCAGACGTATTTGTTAATTCTATAATAGGGTAGATAGTCAAACGACCTATTTTTCCTTAATTACAGTAAAAACcaataaataaacaaacaaGCAAGGCAGCCGAGGCCCATCATGCTTAAAATctgaagaatatgaaaaattatatAATCACATCGTATGATGCGATTTTCTCGTGACGCGCATGTAGctataaaaataaatatacaCACTTTCGTGATAAACTGAATGGTAATTTCTATATACATACGTACTTTTAAgcctttttatttttgttcgTTTGATCCAATGGATATGTAAATGCTACGGAAAGATATGTTTCTTCCGAAATCGTTAAAAAGATATTTTGCCGTTATTATGCGGACGATGATTGTTTGTAGAATTCTTGgtaactttctttttttctacaAGCTGAAACTTACGAGGCCTTTGTCTCGACCAGGCTTTCAAGTCAAAAGTTTCATAGTCTTCGGCCATCATTTTGAAATAGCTCTCGAAATTTGCCTTGATAAGATCATTTGTTGCGCTTGAATGCATGAAACTCGCGTTAGGCTTAGATGCAAGGTCTCTGTAGATGTAGTCTGTCGAAGCTGCTTCGTCATCGGTAATTAAAGAAGGCGACAGTGAGTTCATTGGAGAGAAATGTCTTGATTCGCTTTCCAGAGATGCAGAATGGCCATTGTTTGAACATGATTCCAAACTATTTTCCTTgaaattttgttcttggacgttatttttctttttcattgagtCATGGTATTTTCTTACAGTTGCTGTCAAAAGTCGTTTATTTGATGAGACTTTAGTCTTTATGACAGCAATAGAGACAAcgtttttgaaattgtcGAAAACCTCCATATTGAActgttcatttttttttttttgcttagAGATGTTATGACATATTTTATCGTATTGAGACCAAAATTGTTCAACGTTTAGCTTCGATAGGTCCTCGCTCATTTTTTCTAGACAAAGTTGTAACCAACCCCGCTTTTCATAGTTTTTGAACCTTTGATCATTATGAAAAACCCCTTTCCAGGAAGTGTTTTTGACCAGGTTAGAATCGTTATCACTGTACAATAGGATGGACATCTTGTTCAATTGCCAGCGACCGTCTGATTtccaaataaaaaaagtgtcatttatttcttcataCTCAAGGATGTAGAAATGAGGATTACAGCCCGGCTTCAAATACGCCGGCGCACAATCTATTCTCAAATTCTCTGTTATGGTTTCTGAAGTCTTCAATTCAATCCCGTACAACTCTTGAATAGAATGGATAAACTTGATAACTTGAGGTAGAGTGAGACCTTCCTTAATGCAGGTCAACTTAACACGTGGTTGTTCTTCACCGGCGTATAAGTAAACAGTTTCTAATTTAGACATGGTTCGCTTCCCTTGCTCTCGATGTTTCTATCTTCCTTTTTGATAGGCTGCCTATATATTGGTAATTAACTGCGACAAAATATTAATCCTTTTCAGGCTGAATACTCTTTAATTAGAGCGGTTCCTTCTCAATATAAACTGTTATGCAGTTCTTAGGGGtgtgttttcatttttctggTCTTGTATTTTTAGCAGCACCTTGAAACGCCACTCATGTGCCAATTTTCCGGGTAACAATATATAGCCCAATCATATCATAGGAATGAAGACAGCAGATTGTGTGACCATAGAATCCGCGAACACCACCTAAACATTAAATAGTTTTAAATGATAAACTATTGTGTAAGCCAGGCGCTATGAATTCTAAATGGAATGTGTTTCTTCGAATCGCACACACAAACTGGCAACTCACCAGAGATAGAAAGTAGCACAGAAAATAATACTTTCATATTCTCAGTGGCTACTTGATCATTAGGAAAGCTGTTCGACAGCGAGCCACAATTCTTGGCTGACCGTCTCGACCTCACTTCGTCATAATGCTGATTAGTACTAGTACTATCACTCGATTATATTCTGTTTTGGCTCGCCCTAAACATATTTCAGTCACCCATACTAATTCCTGTATCGGGTAAAAGAACGCACGTAATCAAACAGCGGATTTGGATGCTTCTAGCCTCGAGAAAAATCAGAATCAGCTCGCCCATTTGCCATCATCTTGTTCTTGCATTCATGCACATTCTTGTAATCCTGCAGAGATCACCCATCTGCATCTCATCGGTTCTCCCCACTCTGGAAATGTGCCTTAAGAACTTCTTTCCTCACCACACTACAAGGACTGCGCCATCTTCTCGATCGATCGCGAGATTTTCGCGAAAGTCGCGAaatgccaaaaaaaaaaccaatcCAGCTGGGCTCACgaaaaagtttaaaaaaaagaaaaaacacaTCGCTAAAATGGACCCCGTTATGAAACGAATGAGAGATCTGCTCACAGATCATCTTTCCTATAGCGGGAATAAACATGTGTGCCATTTGGTAAACATTTCGTGTATCTTCCGCATTTCTCTATGCGTAGTAAGTTTGAAACGTAGACGTCGTTCAAGGCAATTCTCTTGTACTTTGTATATATAAGCTTGTCGCAGAGTGTTACATATCGCTGTAATGATATTGTTGGCTCTAATATCATCGTTCCTCAAAACACCTCAGTAAGAAACAATACCACTCCTTTAATATAGCACGttacaaaaaatgaaattttccaaagtCTCGTTGCTGGCCGCATCTGCATCCGTTGCTTTATCTGCTCCAGTTGCTGTCACCGTCACACAACACGTTCATCAAGCAGCCACTGTGGTGGTACAAGGTATAGTTTATGTGGAAAACGGTCAGACTCTAACAACATTCGTTACCAAGGGCTCTCCAAGCGCCGCCATTGCCACTGCTACTGCCACTGCCACTGCCACTGTATCGGCTCCTATAGTGGTTGCTAATGCTCAAGTGGACAGCGTAGCTCCTACTGTCATTCAAGAGAGCGCCGTGGTGGCAGAATCTGTCACTTCCGATGCGTTCTCTACCGcaacttttgaagaatccTCTACTGCAAGCACAGTTGCACCATCGGTACAATCCTTTACAAGTACCACGCAAGAATCCACTCAGAATGTTGCGGCTACACCTTCAACATCGGTAGCACAAATTGCTGGCACAACCACTCCAATCACCACTTCTAGTCCAACTACGCCAACAACCACCACTGCTAGTTCAACCACTGCTACTACCACGCAATCAACGGCCTCATCTACTCAGTCTTCGGACTCGAACTCTGATTTTTCAACGTCGATGGTTAACGAACACAACACCAAGAGGGCATTACACAAGGACACCGGTTCTTTAACATGGTCCGACACCCTAGCCTCATACGCACAAAATTACGCCGACTCTTATGACTGTTCAGGGAACTTGGTACACTCTGGCGGTCCATACGGTGAAAACTTAGCATTGGGTTATGGAACAACCGGCTCCGTCGATGCTTGGTATAACGAAATTACTAGTTACGACTATTCAAACCCTGGATTCAGCGAAAGCGCAGGCCACTTTACCCAAGTCGTGTGGAAGGGAACTTCTGAAGTCGGTTGCGGTTTGAAATCTTGCGGTGGCGAATGGGGTGATTATATCATTTGTTCCTACAAGGCCGCTGGTAACTTTATTGGTGAATTTGCCGATAATGTTATGCCATTGGCTTAATCATTGAATATAGCGCCTACATGGGCAAGCGCATGAACAACCACAACAggactttcttttctctttcctttttatcgTTCAATTTTTATGACATACATCAAGGGTTATTTTTCAGGTTATGTAATTTAGATGCAGGCAAAAATCGTATAATATAGTTACtattaaattttcaaatattagTGGTAGAAGAAATACGTTATGAAAATAGAAGATTTTTACCGACGGCTATCagtataaatataaatatatatatatatatatatatatatatagtatatAGACAATCATATGTGCGAGTACTCttcctttctctttttactttattAAGTATCCACTGCATATTATCGGAGTGCCCGTATAATTAAAGCGACTCTGTTCTTTCTCTCGAACACAGATTATATAActtcatcaactacaacagGATGTGGGGTCGTTTGTGGAAGGCCTTTGCAAATGAATATCTACTTGCCCGTTATTGCTTCCGTTAATCTGTCTATTTTGCTTGGACAGAATTTCGTCCTTCTTTGAATCGTATAATTTCTCGCCAATATCCTGGAATATCTCTTTAACGCCTTCACCCGTTTTAGCACTTACTTCTCGGAACAACAACCCTTGTTCTTGTGCATACTGTTTCGCTTCTTCGGTGCTGATTACTCTTACCTTTtgttcatcatcttcaccTTTATTGGATTCTGGACTTGGTTCAGTACTAGCTGATTCTTGACACAAATCCACTTTGTTCCCTAATAAGTAAATAACCAAGTCATCATCACCTAccttatttttcaattcatcaaCCCAGTTTCTTGCCTTTTGTAGTGAATCTTCTTGAGTGATGTCATAAACTACTAATGCAGCATTCGCATTTCTATAATACATTGGTGCCAATGACTTGTATCTTTCTTGACCAGCAGTATCCcagatttcaaattttatAATGACATCCTTTACTTCCCCACCATCGTTTGGATGAATCGTGATAGACTGAGATAGAAAAGCAGCACCGATTGTACTTTCACGTAGTTCGTCAAATGTATCCTTAACAAAACGGTGGACAATAGAAGACTTACCCACAGACGAGTCACCCAACAAAACTAATTTGAATTGCAACATTATCTAGTAAATATACGTCTACTCCCAATAAGCCAAACCTCCTTCTTGCC harbors:
- the TOF2 gene encoding Tof2p (similar to Saccharomyces cerevisiae NET1 (YJL076W) and TOF2 (YKR010C); ancestral locus Anc_1.294) encodes the protein MWRLQIVLVPPTAQDAITFLDANMNISDISQSAFPMLQYNENIIMNSSDNNDRNSFAANSSSQKAIQASNNNSFLNHLPNCKKFLHFTNGNNTLLDLSNEILLKFDKLYPYFNEPIEIMSLRDRHGCDLDSQFIIKDVFESDGVVLVILKDELDWSKNKHISLLQLARQRKRPNNRLSVESMVNEGVSSKTKKDAIHLVTKNSFKKKFTNKSRVSTPLMNEILPLASKHDALNKGNGSIRPPPILIASDINKYPQDRNHAKREPDIYEGDSDKENMPSISVEEQKKDGSKLHEVINPDNVRNSSEKPAFELPSENSSQISYDSIDTDFQLSTTSITNSDMHTQDHNTSSAVYSARKSSLETKVQNKKSEDLRLDDKNRSENYRRIETFSDEEDFNNTDNDHVDSFVNSSKKALVGFRDINSDFDGVSFNSDIEDAVQSTQTTKSAIYPSFYSNNSLYRNKGKEDLFRLVENEFPVKSLSDASSKLNKKGVKIKDTIRKLNKFKPYKETETLRNNTITESRFKNCAPRTKLNVTSKNSGIVRLDTKHPNGLHGVDSLGQIAKVGRITVKRKIDGVESKIIEFRRKKNMENKSLKDIFANTGKSLNTNSTIKVVKLKRDTVANPKEEMEAISNSARQTQNSHKVTMKGSTPGEKENGRAMPPQFKKVKIAKSHSSSSSSSSGSLESLSESSSSDDSDDNSNSRNVQVKKINFRTGHESTGSSSDQLMLDLDGNEASSNKYQTPTYVESDEFDE
- the FPT1 gene encoding chromatin-associated RNAPIII regulator FPT1 (similar to Saccharomyces cerevisiae YKR011C; ancestral locus Anc_1.293), yielding MSKLETVYLYAGEEQPRVKLTCIKEGLTLPQVIKFIHSIQELYGIELKTSETITENLRIDCAPAYLKPGCNPHFYILEYEEINDTFFIWKSDGRWQLNKMSILLYSDNDSNLVKNTSWKGVFHNDQRFKNYEKRGWLQLCLEKMSEDLSKLNVEQFWSQYDKICHNISKQKKKNEQFNMEVFDNFKNVVSIAVIKTKVSSNKRLLTATVRKYHDSMKKKNNVQEQNFKENSLESCSNNGHSASLESESRHFSPMNSLSPSLITDDEAASTDYIYRDLASKPNASFMHSSATNDLIKANFESYFKMMAEDYETFDLKAWSRQRPRKFQLVEKKKVTKNSTNNHRPHNNGKISF
- the PRY2 gene encoding sterol-binding protein (similar to Saccharomyces cerevisiae PRY1 (YJL079C) and PRY2 (YKR013W); ancestral locus Anc_1.291); protein product: MKFSKVSLLAASASVALSAPVAVTVTQHVHQAATVVVQGIVYVENGQTLTTFVTKGSPSAAIATATATATATVSAPIVVANAQVDSVAPTVIQESAVVAESVTSDAFSTATFEESSTASTVAPSVQSFTSTTQESTQNVAATPSTSVAQIAGTTTPITTSSPTTPTTTTASSTTATTTQSTASSTQSSDSNSDFSTSMVNEHNTKRALHKDTGSLTWSDTLASYAQNYADSYDCSGNLVHSGGPYGENLALGYGTTGSVDAWYNEITSYDYSNPGFSESAGHFTQVVWKGTSEVGCGLKSCGGEWGDYIICSYKAAGNFIGEFADNVMPLA
- the YPT52 gene encoding Rab family GTPase YPT52 (similar to Saccharomyces cerevisiae YPT52 (YKR014C); ancestral locus Anc_1.289), with the translated sequence MLQFKLVLLGDSSVGKSSIVHRFVKDTFDELRESTIGAAFLSQSITIHPNDGGEVKDVIIKFEIWDTAGQERYKSLAPMYYRNANAALVVYDITQEDSLQKARNWVDELKNKVGDDDLVIYLLGNKVDLCQESASTEPSPESNKGEDDEQKVRVISTEEAKQYAQEQGLLFREVSAKTGEGVKEIFQDIGEKLYDSKKDEILSKQNRQINGSNNGQVDIHLQRPSTNDPTSCCS